A genomic region of Streptomyces diastaticus subsp. diastaticus contains the following coding sequences:
- a CDS encoding HPr family phosphocarrier protein — translation MPERNVVIGSSSGLHARPAALFVQAAARQPAAVTVGRPGQPAVDARSMLSVLALGAKHGEALVLTAEGDGADAALDELAALVTADHDAVEPA, via the coding sequence ATGCCCGAGCGCAACGTCGTCATCGGTTCGAGCTCCGGACTGCACGCCCGCCCCGCCGCCCTCTTCGTCCAGGCCGCCGCGCGCCAGCCGGCCGCCGTCACCGTGGGCCGCCCGGGACAGCCGGCGGTCGACGCCCGCAGCATGCTCTCCGTGCTCGCCCTCGGCGCCAAGCACGGTGAGGCACTGGTCCTGACCGCCGAGGGCGACGGCGCCGACGCGGCCCTCGACGAACTCGCCGCCCTCGTCACCGCCGACCACGACGCCGTGGAGCCGGCATGA